A stretch of DNA from Ricinus communis isolate WT05 ecotype wild-type chromosome 4, ASM1957865v1, whole genome shotgun sequence:
ataagacaaaaaagtaaaagcctccttaaaatccaaaatttttcaagttgGAAGATGATTAGTTCTCACTATCTACTTCTTGAAAAccttattaagattttaaaagaacaatgaataactaaactaaagtaTTTGTGGAAGAcgaactgtagagaattatagagagagaaataatgGACAAATGCATACTAGAAGTGTATCCCTTATTGTGTAATCGATCTCCACTACTTGTAGAGATTCCTCTAAGTATAAAACTTTTAAGAGTTATCTTATACAATTCTTAACTATCCTAACTTAAGTAAATAACTGTTAATGGTCCATAATTACATAAAcgacttaattaattcttcttTCGGCCTTAATATATTCGGCTAGGCTAGTAAAATTAGTAGAACACGCATCTTTAAGTCTATTTGTAAGTATTTAGGCtcatgtttttcatttttgattattaatacCTGAAATTGGATAATAAAGTTAAAGTGAGATCATAAGTACATATTTCtacatattatgtatataagacatacaattaaaatactaaaataccgatatatatatatatatatatatatatatatatatatatatatcatatgaACCTATCAGACACTTTGCCTAATAGTACAAAATTATAGGATCagacttatttttttttcacattGTCTTAAAAGAagttgataatttatttatgtctattaataaaaagctCTTGCCAAATATAATCCTAAATAGACTATGATTAAAATCAACTCTAGAAGggttaattcttttttatcataattttttattcgcAGAAAAATTAGAGagttataaatattgaaaattatatgtttatctgaattataaaaaaaaaacacttgtGGGGAAAATTACATTGGCAATCATCGAATTTTACACTttgtaacaaaaatatattaaacttttgatttgtaattaaatagttgctaaattttaattttaataacaccagtaaatttttctaacacatttagaaaataaattacatatatgatcacaaaattttatactttgtaacaaaaaaattaccgagtatttgatttattatgaaaagatAATGTCCAtgtatcttttaaaataaaaaatttagtatttctTTTAGGCCTAATTgctaattaattcttaaattttatactttttaaaaattttatccaattgtttcaaaattttaaaataaatacatatactttcaatttatttttcaaaacacttttgataataatttttgaaattttagaaaGAGGAAAATGACGTGGTAAGTTAATTCTGcttaacattaaatttaacGAGTCAATAAAAAATGTGTTAAATTAAGATGTAAAATATGTGAAATAAtgcaaatattgaaaattttaatgttcacatttttaagtttatgataaattattttgctaattcataattattattattttaataagtacAATCGACTtcctatatattttttttaccgTGAGACTTCAAAAACTGTATGTagaaagtatttttataaaaaaattaaaaaaatgatatttattttaaaattttaaaataattggataaaattattaaaaagtataaaattcgagatttaatttgtaattaggtcttttcttattataaagtATAAAGTTTAGTGACCGTCTATATAATTTTTCCTTACGGTTCCATtgatattattgaaaataaaatccattaatcatttaattacaaactaaaaatttgatatctttttactataaaatactaaatttagtAACTTGTAAATGTGTAATTTACATCATGAAACTAATTAGAGAGTCTGGAGTACTAATAAGTCTCAGTATGCAATTTGAAttcaataataagaaaataaaagaatgtaTGACAGTGCTTCCACCTATACGTTTTATTCTCAagatacatataaaaaaaaaaaaaaaaaaaaagaatgaaatctTATGAAGAAAACTAAGTATATTCCACTCCTCTTATCAGTCTTCCCAGTGCCCACTCTTTCTCCTGCAGGCAATTTTTAAGTGagtcaaacaaaaacaaaaaagaaagaaagaattattAGCAAATGAAACATTATATGCATCGCTGACATAATACAATGGAATTCAATAAGcttatgtaattaaaaattcaaactttatTTAGAGCTTtcattaatgaaataatagtAGTATTCAACAAAAAAAGGATAATACTAATAAGACTAGGAGAAAAAAAgatgatatttaatatttttaatatattattgttattgtcaTCAGGAATGGTGTTATTTTGTGGAGCATCCAGTATTCTTCCGTTGTGCAGTTTGTTTCAAACTTAAGATAGCAACCTGCCTTGTGACAACGATCAGAAGGCAATCGATACTTCTCCATCTTCCAATGTGTTTTCCTGGCATTACCCGGAGAACTTCCTGAAAAGTAAGTTAAATGGATTTTGAAGGCAAAAACTTTCCCATCAGAATTGCAAATTGGTTGTTCTTTCCCATTTGCTTTCCAAAACCCTTTTCCATCTCCTACAGTTCTACTCGAtcctttacttttcttttctttctgatGACGTCCAGGAAATGCTTCCCCTTCATGGATAAAGAAGTACCACTCCCTTTCTCCACATGAAAATGTGACTGTCACACAAAGAAAAcgacttattttctttccttttcagaTCATGAAACCAAATGTGCACAGTTCAAGAAAACAGTCATTCTAATATGCCACTACATATGTCCTCTCCTTGCGTAATTATAGCATATATATTATGCACATTTTCTAGGCCACACAGACATCATTTTTGTCCACATATATACACATCATCCATCCTCCATGGAACCCTTCAACGCCTACCCTGCTCTCTCTCACAGCCTTCAGAGGCTGCTCTGATATCCCCCCTACACATTGTCAGGTTGGGTCGGCTGTGATGCCCTTTCTCCAATCTatgaattgaaaaaaaaaaaaacaatgcagaaaagaaaatgtatcACTCACCAACAACAGAAAACGAGGATATAATTTTCTAGCTAGCAGTTAGCAGTTAGCAACTTGACAGGAATATTAACACATTCATGTGTTTTATGTTGTGATATATATGGTTGGAAATTGCAATATCTGTGACTAAGGTTGAAACCCAGTGTACATGTTACAGCACCGgcaagattttaattaaacaaagaaaaggcTTTACCAAGGCTACTCGGTGCCTTGCTATGGAGCTCGGTGTCATCAATCTCTGGAATAACATGAGGAGGAAGAGGCTCGTAACAGACCTTCTTCATCAAGTAATCAGTTATCAGCTCTTCATCTGTAGGTAAAAATCTGTACCCAGGTGGGATTTTTGAGAGAATATCATCCTGAAATTCCATGTTCATATTGATTGGAAGACTTCAGCTGGCAGATCTTAGCTATGTTCCTtatgtatttatatacacAAGTATTACTACAAAACTGACTACGTACGTATTTAAAGGAAGTCTAATATAAGTTGGATTCACAGAAACATTTGTAAACAACCAAATCCTATTCATAGCTCTACATatctaatttctttcaaaacaaaaaaaaaaagctttcCATATCTGATATACTTTGATCGAGTCTTCGTGTACAAGACAAACACGATAGGAACATACTGAACGATAGTTTTTTGTTTCctcttttttagttttgaatttttCGTTGAATGGGATTCTTAGGGATGTTGGTGTCTTAAAAGGATGATGAGCTACTTTACAAATGTTCAGCTCATTTCCACATTTAACCATTTCCAAATACTAGTTATTATGGAATTAAACACTTGATTGAGACTTTGCTAATCATTTCTTAAGGTCAAAACACTTGTcccaaatttaaatttgaactggggtttttctttatatataatattggaTTTAGTTAGATTTCTAGTTATTTGACTTTTTCCCATTAACAACTTCATTACCACGTAGTCAGTCAAATACTGAATAGGAGAGAATCCCAATCCATTATCCTCTTtccattttaatttcttttataaattctttgttATACGtactaagagaaaagaattacgaatttaaatattattatatttgttctTATGAGAATCTTGCTTACTCTAGAAGAATACTAGAATCgtccattttttttataaacaagttcaatttcattaaaatgagaaaaaaccaCTAGAACTAATACATTTCAAgtgatgaaaaagaaaacctcaaCTTATTAGACTGTAGCTAGAACATGAACAAGCCTTAGTTCTAGCTAAAAGCTGAGACACACACAAGAAAACAGAACTAAATGTGAAGTACAACTGAAAagatatcaaaagaaaatgacccaGCAGGGGGATTTACCAGCAAATCACATCCAAAACATACCCTGATAACAATAATACAACTTATAAAATAACCTGCTGAAAAGACAGTAGCAAtgcaaatattaaaatattgaactACACAACTCATGACCTGTTCAGAATATAACACCCTTATACAATCTTGACAGGAACTAAAATTGCATTGGTAGGAGCTCTACGCCGGAAGATAACACCCTTATACAATCCTGACAGAAACCAGAATTGCATAGGAGCTCTCCTTTCCACAACTATCACTAACAAGAGAACATCGAGGAACAAACCAGAGGTGTATATTGaaaatgaatttctttttctctttaccTACACGATATTTACACTTAGAActtgatattttattagttaaatttatatatatttcttttagaaaaaaacattatggttttaatttttttcaaattaaaaatatatttataatcagagaaaaaataaagctcataaaatttataggtAAATGACTAATATATAAAGTagttatgaaaaaattaagatacgcactaatttattattacttaaaatacaaattatttattcaagcattaaatataatacatGATGACTTGTCTAAGAAATTGttggaattttgataaaaatattttcattcctcttatatataaataaaacgattaaaaaaaaatctaacatTATACCTAATATTTACTCCGACCATCAAGTTAATTAGTCCGATTATTTGAAGAGGAATAAAAGGTTATAAGATTTCTTGTGTTGAATGAATTGAATAGCTTCCCTGCAAGATCTCCTCTATATAGTTTTACTATTCCTATTCCAAGTCATATTTGGGAATacatttatattgattattcTTAAGGAGTCTGTAGTTAGGTTGAACCGAATCCTTCCTTATTCTTGTAATATTTGACTAACCAAGCactaacaaagaaaataacttattttatattctattttttcacCAATTGAAGAAccctaaattttaaaagttctATTTGCATAacatttaaaaaggaaaatacttTGGCTTGATCTTTCTGAACTTACAGAAATAGGATTCCCATCTTATGTagtttttactttcttatctCTACAAAAtgttaatatctttttaactatttattcttttctttttgtttttgttttagtttaggGATCAATGTCTATGTATATATGTTGGAGTAATGAAAGCAAATCCTCTATTTAGAGTAGGCATTGCAATTCAAATAAAGCTCAAAAGCATTAgtatttacatttaaaaaatatttcttaatatataaattctttttaaagaaaagctctattcatttctcttttcttcacTTCACATCTTTCCctcttattttataagaaaacaaccctattaATAAAGTATAATATTATGGTGCAAATTGAtacattcatttaataatatttcttatgCAGCACTGAAATATCATTGaaacataattatttacaaatacatgagaattaaaattttttaagtgcctatattatgagatttttatattttattttatgatttaagagttattaattgatcttattaatattttacaaaagaaaattagtttttctGATATAAAATCCGGTGCGTGTGCCGTGCCTGCCACGGCAATCAAATCCATACCGCCTTAAGAGCGGATATAATcgtaatttatataaaaaaaaaagcgtGGGCACGCATGTCCGGCAGTAGTAAATTAGGACTATATATAGTCTAGTCAAACCTTAGCAGTGGCTTCCAGTTTGCAAAGGCCTTTGTTATCTTATTCGCTTAAAGCCTCCCGCTCGTCTTACTGCCGAAGTTCTAGCGGCGGCGGATCGGTAAAAGAATGGAGGCCGCAAGACGTCTCTCCTCACGAGTTCGTTAAGGCTTATGCCGGCGAAGTAATGCCATGAATTCCCTTGTAAATTCGGTTGATCCATGTCGATTGTTTATAAATGgtcttaaattttttgttaacCAGGTGAGGAATAATTAGATCTAGCGGTTATAAATGGTCTAAAATTCTTTGTTAACTAGATCTAGCGGCCAGAGGGATCTTGATGACGGATTGCGGTCCCTCATTGAGGGACCTGTTCTGACTTTGATGATAAGGATTGTGGAAACCAACTCATTCATCGATAAGGAAGAATTGTTAATGGTTTTGCTGCTACTGTGATGATTACACGTTTTTTTGATATTCAATTATGAAGGTTTTTCCCGTCGGCCTTCAACTTTTATCTAACAAACTTTGAATGTTTCCCCCTTTTTAAGGAACTCTGTTATGAGTTGGGTTATTGTCATTGCTACTAATTATGCTTTGTACGCATTTGAggaatcaagaaccctaaaaAAATTGTTGGTTGTTTCAGAATATTTGCATCAAATGTTTCAGGATGTTTGCATCAAAGTACCAATGATCATTGAATGTTTGATGTTCAGATTGTTTGTTTTATTGAACAGAACATACCCAGAAATTTGTGCCACTTCACCTTCTCAGAGATTGCAGCAAGCTGACATTGCAAAAATCTAAATCCTCCCAAACTTGCAGAGAAGCAAGCCGACATGGCCGctgcttccttttcttttcaactaCTTTCTATGGTCCCCATCAAATGCTCCGCAGTGGGCAATTCTGAGAAGGTGAAGTGGCACATCTCATATAATTGTGATTGAAAACTTTAGGTGATAATTTTCCATCACAAAATAGATATGGATAGATGCAGCAGATGTTTCATTAAATGCAACCATCCTCCCAACTTCTCCTCAACATCTGTTAAGTTTGGGATCCAAttttgtgaaaaaaaaaaaaaaaaacttaaatgaATGCAAAAACTGTGGTAACGCAACCATAAGCTCTCATTGCAACTGCCATTAACCACAGGcacattcatatatatatatcaagtcGGGCagtttttagaaaaaaagttGACTTCAAAAATTGCATAATGACAAATCGCAATTAAGCTTtcctttgtttgttttattgaACAGAACATACCCAGAAACCGTGTTTCCTCCGCGGAAAACGTTTTGCCGTTTGGACAAGAGATAAAACCCAAAATCTGCAGTCTtaagtaagaaaaagaattaaacaaCCTGTCCATAGCGAAATACGCCAGCGTAGCAATATTAAAGGACTCGCGTCTGTGGGACCCCAAAAGTGCCACCAGGGCTTCGTCTAATGCCGCGTGGCAATTGCTCGAACAAGATTCATTGAGAATCTAGGGGCCTTTGGTTCTCTATAGACACGTTGTTACTTGTTCCCACATTACAGAATCTCTCTTGatttcactttttcttttcctttttttttttcttcttcttcttttgatttgaaaatcttaaATTCAATATTAGTAACTCAAACAGAAGACAAAAGAGAGCTCatacttttttttaacaattttaattttgttttttttttccttgattGCGAACATCAAATCTTAGATTCATTTGTTATTGGTGGaagtttttctctttttatttttttattttaatgcaaATAGAGTTTGTTTGAATCGGCCTTAGGGTTTCAATCGATCGTCTCTTCCGCGTACTGGTTACTCGTAAgctataaatttttctaattatgtgtttttatattaattagattagCATTTTACAGgaatttaaatcttatttttatttatttctttttttgtgtttCGCTGTCGTTCTATTTGGCACTTGTCCTGTTCACTActgtttacttttattttgtaagtttggtatttattctctttttaacTTTACTATTTTTCTAGCTAATAAGTTGCTGAGGTAATGAGTTTGTGAGCTTATTAGAGATATTCATATTTTACAGTTCATAATGACTTGATTCCTTGCCTTGTCTTTGTTGACAGGTGCTCTGTTAGAGGTTTGGATCTTTCATTTGTGAGTGTGTAGTGGCAAGTATTTTCAGTTTCATGCTCATTTTTAGGTCAAGTGTTATTTGAAATATAGATTTTGCTagataattttgttgaaaataaGTTTCCAGGACAGTCATCGGTACCATATTAGTTTATGCTTTAATAGTAAAGGTTGCTCAGCTTGAAGAATATGACTCGGCGATTGATCTCTTTTAGAATGAGGAAAAAATAAGTTTGGAAGAATGGATGATGATATAGAAATTCAGATGTTACTTCCCGGTTGGAACAATCCAACCGAGTCtcgtatttttattttctcttgcTTTATTGCTGCTTTGGTTGGGATTTTAACCATAGCTTACACGGCATTTCAATGGAGAAGAAATATTAATCTAAGTTGGATGAAAGCTATAGCTAGATCAAAGAAAAATCCCAAAGCAAGGCATAAGGTTCCTGTTGCCCCACATGATTGGGTGCTTGAATCTGTTTCTCGTGGAAAGAATCTAAGTTGTTGTGTATGTTTCAAGTCTATGTGTCCTTCTCAAACACTTGGGCCTATGGTTGCATCGGATAGTTTTATTCACCATTGCAGCATTTGTGGTGCTGCTGCTCACTTAAGCTGTTCTCCAATTGCGCATAAGGATTGTAAATGTGTATCTATGATTGGTTTTGATCATGTTGCGCACCAATGGGCTGTTCGATGGACAGAGATTACTGATCAACCTGACGAAACTTCATTTTGTAGTTATTGTGAAGAGCCATGTACTGGGTCTTTTCTTAGTGGATCTCCCATATGGTGTTGCTTGTGGTGCCAACGACTTGTACATGTCGATTGTCATGGTAGTATGTCTAGTGAAACTGGTGATATTTGTGATTTAGGCTCATTTAGAAGGCTGATTCTGTCTCCACTTCATGTTAAGGAACTAAATTCATCAGGTGGTTTTTTG
This window harbors:
- the LOC8284458 gene encoding NAC transcription factor 32 — protein: MNMEFQDDILSKIPPGYRFLPTDEELITDYLMKKVCYEPLPPHVIPEIDDTELHSKAPSSLVTFSCGEREWYFFIHEGEAFPGRHQKEKKSKGSSRTVGDGKGFWKANGKEQPICNSDGKVFAFKIHLTYFSGSSPGNARKTHWKMEKYRLPSDRCHKAGCYLKFETNCTTEEYWMLHKITPFLMTITIIY